From a region of the Anoplopoma fimbria isolate UVic2021 breed Golden Eagle Sablefish chromosome 16, Afim_UVic_2022, whole genome shotgun sequence genome:
- the LOC129104276 gene encoding transmembrane protein 50B — MAGFLDNFRWPECECIDWRERRNTAASIVSGVLFFTGWWIMIDAAVAYPSQGQMNHAFHTCGVFSTLAFFMINAVSNGQVRGDAYGEGCLGRTGARLWLFIGFMMMFGSLIASIWILFGGYVVAKKEVAPGLAVFFQNAFIFFSTLIYKFGRTEDLWG, encoded by the exons ATGGCTGGCTTTCTGGATAACTTCCGCTGGCCAGAGTGCGAATGCATTGACTGGCGGGAGAGGAGGAATACAGCAGCTTCTATTGTCTCTGGAGTTCTG TTCTTCACAGGCTGGTGGATCATGATTGACGCAGCAGTTGCGTATCCATCACAGGGCCAGATGAACCATGCATTCCACACATGTGGCGTCTTCTCCACATTAGCATTCTTCAT GATAAATGCAGTTTCTAATGGCCAGGTGAGAGGGGACGCATATGGAGAGGGCTGCCTTGGCAGGACAG GAGCTCGTCTCTGGCTGTTTATTGGCTTCATGATGATGTTTGGCTCGCTCATTGCCTCTATCTGGATTCTGTTCGGTGGCTATGTGGTGGCAA AGAAAGAAGTGGCACCTGGGCTGGCAGTGTTCTTTCAGAATGCCTTCATCTTCTTTAG caCTCTGATCTACAAGTTTGGCCGGACTGAAGATTTATGGGGTTAG